In Tiliqua scincoides isolate rTilSci1 chromosome 1, rTilSci1.hap2, whole genome shotgun sequence, the following are encoded in one genomic region:
- the FZD7 gene encoding frizzled-7 — protein sequence MGRGAAAEASTAPLGLAVLLCALCGGLPAGCGAQPFHGEKGISVPDHGFCQPISIPLCTDIAYNQTILPNLLGHTNQEDAGLEVHQFYPLVKVQCSPELRFFLCSMYAPVCTVLEQAIPPCRSLCERARQGCEALMNKFGFQWPERLRCENFPVHGAGEICVGQNTSDTSGGGGGTGRPGGTTADPTPYLPDPPAHPLPPTSYAFSCPRQLKVPPYLGYRFLGERNCGAPCEPGLPNGLMYFKETEVRFARLLVGIWSILCCISTLFTVLTYLVDMRRFSYPERPIIFLSGCYFMVAVAYVAGFLLEDKVVCVERFSEDGYRTIVQGTKKEGCTILFMILYFFGMASSIWWVILSLTWFLAAGMKWGHEAIEANSQYFHLAAWAVPAVKTITILAMGQVDGDVLSGVCYVGIYSVDALRGFVLAPLFVYLFIGTSFLLAGFVSLFRIRTIMKHDGTKTEKLEKLMVRIGVFSVLYTVPATIVLACYFYEQAFRDSWEKTWLLQTCKSYAITCPTNFAPMSPDFTVFVIKYLMTMIVGITTGFWIWTGKTLQSWRRFYHRLSTGSKGETAV from the coding sequence ATGGGCCGGGGAGCAGCAGCGGAGGCGAGCACAGCGCCCCTGGGCCTGGCGGTCCTGCTGTGCGCCCTGTGCGGCGGGCTGCCGGCGGGCTGCGGGGCGCAGCCCTTCCACGGCGAGAAGGGGATCTCGGTGCCGGACCACGGCTTCTGCCAGCCCATCTCCATCCCGCTGTGCACGGACATCGCCTACAACCAGACCATCCTGCCCAACCTGCTGGGGCACACCAACCAGGAGGACGCCGGCCTGGAGGTGCACCAGTTCTACCCGCTGGTGAAGGTGCAGTGCTCGCCGGAGCTGCGCTTCTTCCTCTGCTCCATGTACGCGCCCGTCTGCACCGTCCTGGAGCAGGCCATCCCGCCCTGCCGGTCCCTCTGCGAGCGGGCGCGCCAGGGCTGCGAGGCCCTCATGAACAAGTTCGGCTTCCAGTGGCCCGAGCGCCTCCGCTGCGAGAACTTCCCCGTGCACGGTGCGGGCGAGATCTGCGTGGGGCAGAACACCTCGGACACCTCCGGCGGAGGAGGGGGCACGGGGAGGCCTGGGGGGACCACCGCCGACCCCACCCCCTACCTCCCCGAcccccccgcccaccccctgccacCCACCAGCTACGCCTTCTCCTGCCCCCGGCAACTCAAGGTGCCCCCTTACCTGGGCTACCGCTTTCTGGGCGAGAGGAACTGCGGTGCCCCCTGCGAGCCAGGCCTCCCCAACGGGCTGATGTACTTCAAGGAGACTGAGGTCCGCTTTGCCCGCCTCCTGGTGGGCATCTGGTCCATACTCTGTTGCATCTCCACCCTCTTCACCGTGCTGACCTACCTGGTGGACATGAGGCGCTTCAGCTACCCCGAGCGCCCCATCATCTTCCTCTCGGGCTGCTACTTCATGGTGGCCGTGGCCTACGTGGCTGGCTTCCTGTTAGAGGACAAGGTGGTGTGTGTGGAGCGTTTCTCCGAGGATGGTTATCGCACCATAGTGCAGGGCACCAAGAAAGAAGGCTGTACCATTCTCTTCATGATCCTCTACTTCTTTGGCATGGCCAGCTCCATTTGGTGGGTCATCCTCTCTCTCACCTGGTTCCTGGCGGCTGGCATGAAGTGGGGCCACGAAGCCATCGAGGCCAACTCTCAGTACTTCCACCTGGCTGCTTGGGCTGTGCCTGCCGTCAAAACCATCACCATTCTAGCAATGGGGCAAGTCGACGGGGATGTGCTCAGTGGCGTCTGCTATGTGGGCATCTACAGTGTGGATGCCCTGCGTGGCTTTGTGCTGGCCCCGCTCTTCGTCTACCTCTTCATCGGCACCTCCTTCTTGCTGGCTGGCTTTGTCTCCCTCTTCCGCATTCGGACCATCATGAAGCACGATGGCACTAAGACAGAGAAGCTGGAGAAGCTCATGGTGAGAATTGGCGTCTTCAGTGTCCTGTACACAGTGCCTGCCACCATTGTGCTGGCCTGCTACTTCTACGAGCAGGCCTTCCGGGACTCCTGGGAGAAAACTTGGCTTTTGCAGACCTGCAAGAGCTATGCCATCACTTGCCCCACCAACTTTGCCCCCATGAGCCCTGACTTCACTGTCTTCGTCATCAAGTACCTCATGACCATGATTGTAGGCATCACCACCGGCTTCTGGATTTGGACTGGAAAAACCCTCCAGTCCTGGAGGCGCTTTTACCATAGACTCAGCACTGGGAGCAAAGGAGAGACTGCAGTATGA